A window of Pirellula sp. SH-Sr6A contains these coding sequences:
- a CDS encoding WG repeat-containing protein, whose amino-acid sequence MIRSTITIWLSSALLVGAGCGSNDNPNYSPSESKIDLVHINDKTQVDPPNEFGFSKISIRNGENYQEGVLDAQRQEVIVPSTKLLVHDITDSMALIGLENKFLFVPLEDGPYSYKELSEVDGFQYATPYRCGVAMVVLQDLWFYIKEDGTRVSEESFDWAEPFHLDRALVKNGERFQIIKPDGTVVKVLEYDQASVQSPWCWQVTSRVDGKWKSGFVDLDGNRITDLIFDNVGYYDPEVQRIRVYKDERFGFVDERANLVIPVHYEYANPFDRGTSRVTVEGRTFLIDPNGNVVPD is encoded by the coding sequence ATGATTCGTTCGACAATCACGATTTGGCTCTCGTCCGCACTACTCGTAGGCGCGGGTTGTGGGAGCAACGATAATCCTAACTACTCTCCGAGTGAGTCCAAAATCGATCTCGTACATATCAATGACAAGACACAGGTCGATCCGCCAAATGAGTTCGGCTTTAGCAAGATCTCCATTCGCAACGGCGAGAACTATCAGGAAGGGGTCCTCGATGCCCAACGACAGGAAGTGATCGTTCCTTCCACCAAGCTCCTCGTTCACGACATTACCGATAGCATGGCGTTGATTGGACTGGAAAACAAATTCCTGTTCGTACCCCTTGAGGATGGTCCTTACTCATACAAGGAGCTCTCTGAGGTCGATGGATTTCAGTATGCGACCCCTTACCGCTGCGGTGTGGCGATGGTGGTCCTCCAGGACCTGTGGTTCTATATCAAAGAAGATGGGACGCGGGTTTCAGAAGAGTCATTCGATTGGGCTGAACCTTTCCATCTGGATCGAGCCCTGGTCAAGAACGGTGAGCGATTCCAAATCATCAAACCGGACGGGACGGTAGTCAAAGTTCTCGAGTACGATCAAGCGTCTGTTCAAAGTCCATGGTGCTGGCAAGTGACCAGCAGGGTAGATGGAAAGTGGAAGAGCGGCTTTGTAGACCTCGATGGGAATCGGATTACCGATCTAATATTCGACAATGTTGGCTACTACGACCCAGAGGTCCAAAGAATTCGAGTCTATAAAGACGAACGTTTCGGATTTGTGGATGAACGCGCCAATCTTGTCATCCCTGTTCATTACGAATACGCTAATCCTTTCGACCGCGGTACCTCAAGAGTTACGGTTGAAGGACGAACTTTCTTGATCGACCCGAATGGCAATGTCGTGCCCGATTGA
- a CDS encoding dihydrofolate reductase family protein, with amino-acid sequence MRPIRYSINITLDGCCDHRAGINDEELHRFYAGYLAQFDALLFGRVTYEMMESAWRPSATGEFPDWMADWMVPFARSIDVAKKYVVSSKLQQVDWNAELLQGDLRTALEQLKQGTGSGILLGGVTLALAIANLGLIDEYQFVIHPRVAGHGPTLFEGLSKYVDLKLEGRQEFKSGVVAMRYVPK; translated from the coding sequence ATGCGACCCATTCGGTATTCGATCAACATTACCTTGGATGGCTGCTGCGATCACCGTGCGGGAATCAACGACGAAGAATTACACCGGTTTTATGCCGGCTACCTTGCCCAATTCGATGCATTGCTTTTCGGTCGAGTCACCTATGAAATGATGGAATCTGCGTGGCGTCCCTCTGCCACGGGAGAGTTTCCGGACTGGATGGCCGACTGGATGGTACCTTTCGCACGCTCCATTGATGTAGCAAAGAAGTATGTCGTGTCGAGCAAACTGCAGCAGGTAGATTGGAACGCAGAACTCTTGCAGGGTGATCTGCGAACCGCTCTGGAGCAGCTCAAACAAGGAACGGGCAGCGGAATTCTTTTAGGAGGTGTCACCCTTGCGCTCGCGATCGCGAACCTTGGTCTAATCGATGAATACCAATTCGTGATTCACCCCAGGGTTGCGGGTCATGGTCCAACTCTATTCGAAGGACTTTCCAAGTATGTTGATTTGAAACTGGAGGGCCGACAGGAATTCAAGTCAGGTGTGGTCGCCATGCGGTATGTTCCCAAATAG